One Dysidea avara chromosome 7, odDysAvar1.4, whole genome shotgun sequence genomic region harbors:
- the LOC136259752 gene encoding uncharacterized protein produces MSKAEFLDIFLQPIMRNLPAYIKDTTQLLLEIAKISIQPNDWLVTIDVKSLYTNIDNEDGIQACYEAWLTQNDDPQQPPAEVLRYLLELVLKLNTLEFNEKFYLQIKGTAMGSKAAPAYANAFMGQLEKNILQMANIKPLFYKRFIDDVILIARCTQEELEDFLQYMNRANPNIRFTHEKSQTSITFLDATLYKKGYSTLQYKTHIKPTNKQLYVRYNSYHPPGTFKGVITGEAIRYKRTNSENNNFNKMLLLHKRKLIKRGYPTKLINRQLKKSNYTSLLSTSQKNNQSVNPSSKQDTQPKQEKYFTS; encoded by the coding sequence ATGTCCAAAGCAGAATTTTTGGACATATTCCTCCAACCCATCATGAGAAACCTACCAGCGTACATTAAGGATACAACCCAGCTCTTACTAGAAATTGCAAAAATTAGTATACAACCCAATGACTGGCTAGTCACAATTGATGTTAAATCTCTATACACCAACATAGACAATGAAGATGGCATACAAGCCTGCTATGAAGCCTGGCTAACACAAAATGATGACCCACAACAACCCCCAGCAGAAGTACTCAGGTACCTCCTAGAATTAGTACTCAAACTGAATACTCTAGAATTTAATGAAAAATTCTACTTACAAatcaaaggcactgctatggGTTCCAAGGCCGCCCCAGCATACGCTAACGCCTTCATGGGACAACTGGAAAAAAACATTTTACAAATGGCTAACATTAAGCCACTATTCTACAAGAGATTCATTGATGATGTCATCTTGATAGCTAGATGCACCCAAGAAGAATTAGAAGACTTCCTACAATACATGAACAGGGCCAACCCTAATATTAGATTCACACATGAAAAGAGCCAAACATCCATTACCTTCTTAGATGCCACCTTATACAAAAAAGGTTATTCCACCTTacaatacaaaacacacatTAAACCTACTAACAAACAACTATATGTTAGATATAACTCTTACCACCCCCCAGGAACCTTTAAAGGAGTGATCACAGGCGAAGCAATTAGGTACAAGAGAACCAACTCTGAAAACAACAACTTTAATAAAATGTTACTGTTACACAAAAGAAAACTTATCAAAAGAGGCTACCCCACTAAACTAATCAACCGCCAACTCAAAAAATCAAATTACACCTCCCTGTTATCAACAAGTCAAAAAAACAATCAATCTGTCAACCCATCTTCAAAACAAGATACACAACCAAAACAGGAAAAGTATTTCACATCATAA